The genomic region TGTCAACGTGAGTGTCCCAGGCCTTCCCCAGATCTAGGGAACTCAAACCCGATCTCTGTTACCTCTGCTCATCACCTAGAACCTGTCTTCTTTAAAGTGGACAACCAGAACCCAGCTCTTTTGCTCGTGGGACTCCAGAGGGGCTGTAGAGATCAACACTTTGGTTTCACCTTGAGCTGTCTCTCTGTTCCTGATTATTTTCCTAGGACTCAAAGTATATACCAGTGGAGGACCTCCAAGACCCCCGTTGCCACGTCAGGTCCAAAAACAGAGACTTTTCCCTCCCAGTCCCTAAGTTTAAGGTACGTTTCTGCTAGTCTCCTGGTGTGGTGGCCCTTGGAGGGTGTGGAGGATCCATCCTGGTAGTCTAGTCTTAATGTAGCATAGGGAAAGGGGGTTTTCCTAGTGAAAGACTCTAATAACAGATTTAATAATCTCTGAGGCTATGAGACTGAGTTGTTGTGGACAGGAGGTGTGTTTATTTTCTAGAAAGGTATAGGTTAGGTGTCTCAAAAAGGGTGTTAACTTTTTGAAGGGTGAAGACAGGTCCAGCTGCTACACCAATCACTGTGTACTTCTAGACTGTCCATAATAAAATAGTATCCTGTGTGTTACCCCAATTTCTCAGTTAAGGGGAGTGACAGCGCCAGGGACTCCATCCCTGGAGTCCTCTGTTCCTCTCGCTTACTCTGTCTTTTTTCCTCAGAGGATTCCCATGTCTCTTGTCCAGGCAGGGTACTCATCAGTCCTTGGAGGACTGGATCTAGAAAACTGGTGGTTCTTAATCTCCTTTGTTAactctttattcttcctttttaataagTCACTTGTGGGGTTCCCACATCcctcttttttcactttgtatACTTTTCCTGGACAATGTCTTTCCCATCCACAACTTTGACTATTACTGAAGTGTTGATGACTTCCAGATCTCTTGAAACTCCAGACTTATTTGCCTGGTGGAGGGACAGCTCCATCTGGAGGCCCCACAGAAATTTCAAGTTCAGGAGATGTAAAATAATTACCTTCACCCACTTGTcctgcttttctttccattttccttttgctATTGAATGGCAACACCGTGTACTCAGCTGCACAAGCTAGAAACCTGGGTGTCATCCTATgattcttctgtccttaatctgtCACTAAGTCGTGCTGACTCTTTTTCTAaacacatctcttttttttttttcgttaatttttctatttctgttcccATTCCTTTAATACAGAGTCTATGTTCATTTCCCCTGATTTCCCTGcctgttctcttctccatttaTTGCTGTCATCTGTCTCTTTGGTTTTACtgtcatcttattttatttttgttggcaaGTCCTCATTTTGTGTGCATTGGCATGTATGATTACTAGTCTGGCCAGCCTCATCTCTTGCCTCGATGGTGCATACTTGTGTTCTCTCATACTGTGTGCTTTGGAGTTTCTAGGCAATGCCAAGTTATTTTATAGTCATGTGCTCTACAGGTCCTGTCATTATGGTAAATTCCTGATTATCCAAAAAATCCAGTAtgaatgacaccacctttatgaattttttcctgcctcctctctgaGCAAAGGTTTCGTTCTCTGGGCTCCCAAACACCCTGTCCTACGCCTTTGTTGACACTTGTTGGGTCATGTTGTGATTGCGTGTGTCTGTTTGTCCTGTCTACTTTTCTGCATAAAACTCTATTTTCTCCATCTTTGTATTCCAAGTGCCCGTTCTTGGGAATCACTTAGTGAAAGCTGACCTAGTGAATTATTTCTATATAACTGGTTCCTTCTATGAATGTTTAGTTCTCactttgtacatttctttttctggttcttGCCATCATTCTGTGCAGAGAATTCAGGGAAGAGAGGGGTCAGGACAGATGTATCCTTTGTTGGgacccccttccccatccccttgCCTCTTGATTTCCCCATTCTCTCCCTCTTAGCCTCATGGATCTCACTAAAGTTTCCCAATGGGGCAAGGCGTGGTGATCAGTAGTGAGACCCCAGACTTAACTCCTGTCCCCTCCACAGCTGGATGAGTTCTATATCGGACAGATCCCACTGAAAGAGGTGACATTTGCAAGGCTGAATGACAACGTGCGGGAGACCTTCCTGAAGGACATGTGCCGAAAGTATGGTGAGGTGGAAGAGGTGGAGATTCTTCTCCACCCCCGTACTCGCAAGCACCTGGGCCTGGCCCGCGTGCTCTTCACCAGCACTCGGGGAGCCAAGGAAACAGTCAAAAACCTCCACCTTACCTCCGTTATGGGCAACATCATCCATGCCCAGCTCGACATCAAAGGTGAGGGCTCCCTCACCTGCTGCCCAGGGTTGGGCTCTGACGGAGATTGTACGCACAAATGCCTCTTGGGGCCTGGCAAGTAGTCAGGTCTGTGATTTCTCCTCTGAAACTCTTGGGCACacgtgtttctttttttaatttttttttgccacatgttTCTTATATCAGGATTTTATAGAGAGATTATGGTATAGGTACGGGCCTTTGCGTGTTGTCTCTGGCAGGGTTGGGGCAGCTATGGTTTAGTGTATGACTGTATTTTGTGAGAAACAGTCTGAAGAGTCACACTGTGTAGGATGAATAAAAACGATGATAAATAGCCTCAGGTCAGGTTTGGGCACCAAGTTCTAAAAAACACTGGGTTTTGAGTTTTTCTGGTTTTCAAATTTTAGATGGAGAATTAGGGGCATATATAGGTGAgtgatgggcttccttggtagctcagatggtaaagaatgtgcttgcaatgtgggagatccggttttgatcctggattgggaagatcccttggagaagggaatggcaacccactccagcattctgcctggggaattccatgggcaaaggagtctggtggactacagtccatggggtcctaaagagtcagacacgaccgagggactaagcagcagcagcttagGTGAGTGAAGCAGCCTGAACTTCTGTGCTAAGTAGCGGTAGGGAGGGGTGGGGACTGTGGCAGCTGTGGCATCTGAAGGTGCTAGCTATTAGCTGACACTAGCCAATTTGTACATGGGGATGAAGactagcagattttttttaagcccCAAATCTAGTTTTTTGTGTCAAATCtcgtgggttttgtttttgtttaaaatatttatttatttggctgtacccaggtcttagttgcagcatgcaggatctttagttgtggcatacaaactctttgctgcagcatgtaggatctaattccctgaccagggatcaaacccaggccccctgccttgggagtgcatagtcttagccactggaccactggggaagtcccaaactAGTGGGTTTCTCCCTCACCTTTCTCAATACTTTAAGTGATTGTGTAGGGCAAATAAATCACAACGGTGGGCTGAGTTTAACCTTCAGGCTGCCATCGTACTGCGGTAGTTAATAGGACGAAGAGGATGGTGGGGTCCAGCTTGAGATGACTGGGTTTGAATTCAGGTTTCACCATTCTGTGCAGGTCAGTTTCCTTTAAGCTTGTACAACAGAGTTATGGATGCTTTTCTCTGCTGGTGATTGTCGAACATAGTAGCAGAAGTTAGAAGTATTTTTGTAAACTATTAAGGGTCACTTGATACGTTGTTTGTAGTAGCTACCAAGTAGAGACTAGGTAGCAGAACTTAAAGGCCCTAGACTCCAGGAAATCTTAGCAAATTGAGGCCTGAGAAAAAAGTGGGAATACAAAATCTGAAAGGAGTTGTTTCCTCCATCTGACTTTGTCGGTTCCCATTCTCTTCCATCCAGGTCAACAACGAATGAAATACTATGAACTGATAGTCAACGGCTCCTACACCCCTCAGACAGTGCCCACTGGGGGCAAGGCCCTGAGTGAGAAGTTCCAAGGCTCTGGTGCAGCCACGGAGACGGTGAGAAGCTTATAGTTGGTGACGCCCTCGCCCTACGGGCTTGGTACTTAGACGCCAGGGGCAGGCTTTGGGCAGTTCTGGACTTCACTGTTAAAGTATTAGAAGAGCCAAAGAAAGGACGCCTCACTGCTTTCCAAAGTAGGGGGTTGGGGTTCCTGGTTTGGTGAAGGTCATGTTGTCAAATGGTGCTTGATCTCTTCTCGTTTCTCCCTGCCACACTCTGTCCCCCCAGACTGACTCCCGCCGCCGCTCCTCGTCCGACACAGCTGCCTTCCCGGCGGGCTCGGCTGTGGTGGGCACTCCCGGCAATGGCACCCCCTGCTCCCAGGACACAAGCTTCTCCAGCAGCCGACAGGACACCCCGTCTTCCTTCGGCCAGTTCACCCCTCAGTCCTCGCAAGGAACCCCCTACACGTCTCGGGGCAGCACCCCCTACTCTCAGGACTCTGCCTACTCCAGCAGGTGCAGCGGAAAGCCCCTCTGGGACCCTCAGATGCGGGGAGCTGCCTGGGAAGAAGGAACCCAAAGTCTCAAAGAGGGAGTTGGGAATAATTGGTCTTGGTTCCTTGTGGATTCAGCCAACACACCCCGTCCTCGGGGAATTTACTCTGTGACTAGGAACCCAACAGCCATTAGATCTCCCTTTGGGGGCAGTGTAGAGGGCTTTGGGTCCTGATGGCTGGGGCAGTGGGGTTTGGTCATACAGAGCTGACTCCACTAACCACTGCACGTTTCCTCCAGCACCACTTCAACCTCCTTCAAGCCCCGGAGGTCAGAGAACAGCTACCAAGATTCCTTCTCCCGCCGCCATTTTTCCGCCTCTTCGGCCCCCACGACCACCTCTGCCGCCATCTCCGCCACCACTGCAGCCACCGCTGCCGCcgcctcctcttcttcctcctcgtTGTCTTCGTCCTCTTCGTCGtcctcttcttcctcatcctCTCACTTTCGCGGTTCGGACTCAAACTACCCAGCGTATTACGAAAGCTGGAATCGCTACCAACGCCATGCTTCCTACCCACCCCGCCGGGCAACTCGGGATGAGCCCCCCGGGGCCTCTTTTGCTGAAAATACCGCTGAGCGCTTCACGCCATCTTACACCTCCTACTTGCCCCCCGAGCCCAACCGGCCTGCTGACCAGGACTACCGGCCTCCTGCCTCCGAAGCTCcgcccccagagcctccagaaccTGGTGGAGGGGGAGGCGGCGGGGGGCCCAGCCCCGAGAGAGAAGAAGCTCGAACCTCCCCGCGCCCAGCCTCACCTGCCCGTTCCGGCTCCCCAGCCCCAGAGACCACCAACGAGAGCGTGCCCTTTGCTCAGCACAGCAGCCTGGATTCCCGCATTGAGATGTTGTTGAAGGAGCAGCGTTCCAAGTTTTCCTTCTTGGCCTCTGACAccgaggaagaagaagagaacaGCAGCACGGGCCCGGGGGCTCGGGACACAGGGAGCGAGGCCCCCTCTGGGCCAGGTCACGGGCCCTGCACACCCCCTCCGGCCCCGGCAAGTTTTGAGGATGTGGCACCTACAGGGAGTGGGGAACCAGGAGCTACCCGGGAGTCGCCCAAGGCCAACGGACAGAGCCAGGTGAGTTTGGGGTCTGCCCACAGAAGTGCCTGGGATCTGGGAGAGCAGGCTTGGGCTCAGGGGGAGAAGGATGGGAACTGGGCAAGGGAACAGAGCTTTGGGGAAGGTCCACAGAACTGGTGGTAGCCTCCTGTGACCGTCCTCTGCGCCCCACAGGCTTCTCCATGCTCTTCTGGAGAGGACATGGAAATCTCCGACGACGACAGGGGCGGCTCACCCCCTCCGGCCCCAACACCCCCCCAGCAACCTCCGCCCCCTCCGCcgccacctcccccaccccctccttacCTGGCTTCCCTTCCTCTTGGTTATCCTCCCCACCAGCCTGCCTACCTCCTCCCCCCGAGACCCGATGGGCCGCCACCTCCTGAGtacccccctcctcctccaccacccccccacaTCTATGACTTTGTGAACTCTTTAGAGCTCATGGATCGACTCGGGGCTCAGTGGGGAGGAATGCCCATGTCCTTCCAGATGCAGACCCAGATGTTAACTCGGCTCCACCAGCTGCGGCAGGGCAAAGGATTGACCGCAGCTTCAGCGGGTCCCCCCGGTGGGGCCTTTGGGGAGGCCTTCCTCCCATTCCCACCCCACCAAGAGGCAGCCTACGGCCTACCATATGCTCTGTACGCCCAAGGGCAAGAAGGCCGAGGGGCATACTCTAGGGAGGCCTACCACCTGCCTTTGCCCATGGCAGCCGAGCCCCTGCCCTCCTCAGTCTCAGGAGAAGAGGCACGGCTGCCCCCCCGGGAGGAAGCAGAGCTGGCCGAGGGCAAGGCCCTACCATCGGCAGGCACCGTGGGCCGTGTACTAGCCACCCTGGTCCAGGAGATGAAGAGCATCATGCAGCGAGACCTCAACCGCAAGATGGTGGAGAATGTGGCCTTTGGAGCCTTTGACCAGTGGTGGGAGAGCAAGGAAGAGAAGGCCAAGGTGAGGGCCAGTGCCTGGGACTGGAGAGACCAGGGCTCCATTGGTGGAAATAGACCTCCGGCTTCTTCAGGCTTCACAGCTTAGAAAAGAGAGGTGGTCAGGATGAGTGGAGAGACTAGGCACTCAGTGGTCCATAGAGCTGAGCACAGGGGAGTTGGAGGGTACACGTAACAGTAGAAAAGGCAGGAGTCAGAAGAGCTTTGTCCTGGTTCCACCACTGCCTTGCGGTAGACAAAACCCTTAAATCTCTCCGGGCTTCACTCTGCAGTGTCTCCATTTGTGGAGTGGAAGTAATAGCAGCAGCTCTGTGAGGTTGATAGACGGAGTGAGCGGACTTTTGAGAAGGTGCCTGTACGGGGGCTGGTGGAGGGAGGTGTGGCGTAGATGTGTGTCAGATGGAGAAATGAGTGGACGCCTTTCTCTATTCCTGGGGCCTGGGAGTATTTctcaggcaggaggcaggagggagcacctgggctctggggctcagTCCCCCTACTGCCTGCAGCCATTCCAGAATGCAGCTAAACAGCAAGCCAAGGAGGAGGATAAAGAGAAGACAAAGCTCAAAGAGCCAGGCCTGCTGTCCCTCGTAGACTGGGCCAAGAGTGGCGGTACCACCGGCATTGAAGCCTTCGCCTTTGGATCAGGACTGCGAGGGGCCCTGCGGCTGCCTTCTTTCAAAGTACCCAGAACTATGATCTTGCCTCGTTGGGTGGGGAGAGAGTTGAAAGCGGAGTTCCCTTCCTTAGAATAAGGGTGGTTGGGAACCATGAGTGTTTGGGTTTTAAACGGCCCcatctcttttcatcttgtagGTAAAGCGAAAAGAGCCTTCAGAAATTTCAGAGGCCAGTGAGGAAAAGAGGCCCCGGCCTTCTACTCCAGCTGAGGAAGATGAAGATGGTGAGTAGGTCAGGTGAAGGAAAAAGGGGGAAACAGTCTGCTTAGATTCtgatggccttccctggtggctcagatggtaaagaatctgcctacagtgcgggagacctgggttggatccctggatcggaaagattccctgaagaagggaatggctacccagtccagcattcttgcctgaagaattccgtggacagaggagcctggcaggctgtagatTCTGATAGAAAAGCAAGAGGCAGGGGTGAAGGGGGTGAAGGTGTCTTGAGGGCAAGAAGCCAAGTGAAGATTTGAAACAAAGTTATAATAAAGTAGCTCTTTGAGATGTGAATTTAGATAGGCTGTCCATCCAAAGTTACCATCTAATGCTTAAGCATGCTTGCACCCTTCTTACCAGTCTGTCTAAGTCTGAGCTATATAGCTTGACAGCTTCCGTGGCTGGGAAACTTCCTTACTAAATCTGATCTGCTTCCCTGGAGACCTGTTGACTTTAGTACGACTTTATTGGGCCAGATATTGAAAGAAATCACCTCCCTCTTTCACCCAGCCCAGAAGAGGATGAAAGATAAATGGGTTCGGTGTGTCTAAAACTGTGTGAAGTGTGAAGGAACTCTGCAGTTTGTGTGTTTCTCTGCTGAGCCTCAGCTTCTTGTCTATAAACAAGGTTGTGTGGTGGGACTGTAAGAAAGCCCGGTGGTGTGTGCAGAGTTCCTTTCACCAGATGGGGCTGTTACTGCTGGTGGTAAATTGCACTACCTACCCCTCTTCTGGGCCTAGATGCTGAGCGAGAGAAGGAGGTTGGAGAGCCAGGCCGTCCGGGGACCAAGCCCCCAAAACGAGATGAAGAGCGAAACAAGAGCCAGGGCAAGCACCGCAAGTCCTTTGCTCTGGACAGTGAGGGGGAGGAGGCATCCCAGGAGTCCTCCTCAGAGAAGGTGAGGAGCCGGCGCTCTGAGTTCCTGCCGTCACAGCCGGCTCTCTCTGCGCTGGAGCCCCGGTGGCCACGCTTCCTAGAGCACCAGTTGTCCTTCTCCTGTTAATTCCCAGTTATCCCTTTCCTTAAGGATgaggaggatgaagaggaagatgaagaagatgaagaGCGTGAGGAAGCCATGGATGCTGCAAAGAAGGAGACAGAAGCATCAGACGGTAAGCATCCAGGGTGTGCAGGTGAATTCTGGGAAGGGAGAGATTCCCCACCCGTCCAGCCCTTCCCGTGCTGTGTGACCCGCCCACTGATGGACTGGCCGTCATTGCCTTCCCCACAACAACTGCCTTTTAGCCTCATTCTTTGGAACCCTTGGGCCACTGCAAACAACACCCAGAATACTCCCTTCTGCTTTCCTCTGAAACAAGCCCTCTCATGAAGACAACCTAGCACAGcctatttttctttccaagatAAAGGGGctgccttctcctgctgcccctgctGCCGCCACACCATGCCTTTTCCCCTCGGGCACTGCTCTTCCCTTAAGGCCGGGCCACCGAGCTCTGTCAGCTTCTTCCCCTGCCTGCAGCTGCTGTCATTGAACCcaactctgtgcctcagttgaaCATGTGTCTGTTCTTCCGCATTTACTGAGACCTGGATACATGGTTCAGTCTctctcttcattcctttcttcagaaATAGATGCTGAGCCCCTGTTCTGAGCCAGGCACCGTTCTAGGTATTAGGGACATAGCAGTGACCAAGGCAGAGATGCTTCCTGCTTTTCTGAAGCTGGCGATTAGCCCGAGGGGAGGCGGGCACTTAACAAACAAGTGGTCAAATAGCAGCACATGCAGTGGAGAGACTTGCTTTGAAGAAAATGAACTAGATTAGTGGGGTCAGGAGGAACAGGCTCAGGGAATGGGGGAAAGATGGGCTCTGTTATAACTGATGGTGAAGAGATGCCTCCGAGTAGTGCCATTTCAGAGGCCAGAATTGTAAGAACGATGGTCTGAGAGCCTCCCTCTGAGGAGAGTAGAGGACAGAGTCATCTGCTAAGAGTGAGGGGTGCAGACCCCTTCACATCCACGTGGTCACCAGTTCCTGTCAGTCTTACTGCCTCAGTATCTCTTCCAAGGGCACCATCGTTTCTTACCTGTGACATCCCCACTCAGCCCCCGGGTCTGCTGGGCGAACTCCTTCTTGTCCTTCTTGATGTCAGCATTTCCTTCGCAAAGATGTCTTCCCTGATTTGATCCACCAGGCAGAATCTGGGCCTTCCCATTGCCTGCACCGTGATCCCCCCCTAACCAGCCCTTCATACTGGAATTTATCACATGTAGGCAAATTGTGTGCCTCTCCAACTCCTTGTGGCTAGGAgtccccagcacctagcacagagCCTCACATATCCCTAGTAGTGACTCAGTGAATGAACCCACAGCTTGACTAAGTGAGGGGTCTTCTCACCTCGCCTGACTCCCCCTTCTGGATTTCCAGGCGAGGACGAGGAAAGCGATTCGTCCTCCAAATGTTCTCTGTatgctgactcagatggtgagAATGATAGCACGTCGGACTCTGAGAGCAGCAGTTCCTCCAGCTCCTCGTCTTCTTCATCCTCTTCGTCTTCatcctcgtcctcctcctcctcatctgaGTCCTCCtcggaagaagaagaggaagaggagcagCCAGCAACCATACCCGCAGCATCGTCACCCCCCAGAGATGTCCCCACGCCCCTGTCAGCACCTGCAGAGGAGCCCGAGCCAGAGAGGGTTGAAGACTCCCCAGTCACACCTCTCCCCGAACAGGAGAAGTCTCCTGCGAGACCTGCAGGTAGGTGGTGGGGAGCTGCTGTCAGagtctttgtgtatgtgtgtgtctgtcttcatGGGAACGGTGGGGTTGACATTTATTAATTGTATGCACACGTGTGACTTTGGAAAACATGCAAAGTTGGCCAGGAGTCACCATCTCCTGTCACTCCTCCCTTGGAGACATTTATGGCCTGACATGCTCAGATCACACTGCTAGAAACCGTTTTCTTAGCTGGACCAGGTGTTTGGCTACTAAAAACAGAATGGTCTCTTCTCAAATAAGTTAAGGAGAGAATTCCCAATTTAGCAAATTTctccttctcatttttttcttaagcctCTTCCTTAATGTGTAGTATATACCTGGGTTTAAATGGACAGATTGGATAGGTGATAACTATTAACAACATGAACTCAGAAGTTAAttctatctttgcttttctttgtggaTTTGTACGTTCAGTTGTCATTTTATATCACACATGTAATATATCTTGCTGAGTGAACTGTTGCTTTAGGCAGTAGATACTTATTTATTGAATGGGGGTGAGGGATAGGATAGTGTGCACAACAGGCCCTGTTTTCACCCTCGTGAAACTTACTATCTGTAGGAAGAAACATTTAGTCTCTCCttaaacaaataattaagaaaCTCTGTGACTACAAACTGTAAGAGCAATGAAAGAAAGTCTGGGTACTTAGAGAACCTGAGCACATCTGTGAGGAAGTCTTCCCTGCTGAAGCACCACTGGGCTAGAATCAAGCCAAGGCAGGCAGGAGAgcgtgtgcaaaggccctgaagcaGAGGAAATGGTGTGctcaaagataaaaaggaaagctAACCTGGCGAGTGAGAGTAAGGGGAAGCTAGGGTAGCCTAGACTGAAGAGATGAGCAAGGGCTGAATCATGGGAAATAAATAAGCCTCCCTAGGAATTTGGGCTTGATGTTGAGGGCAGTGGAGTGCCATCAGAAGACTGATGTGATTATATCCATGTTTTGAAAAGATGCAGTGCAGGGAAAACTTGGAGAGGGGCCAGAGTGTATGCAGGGAGATTAAGAGGCTATTGCAGTAAGTAAGGTAAGCAGTGGTGGTAATTTGGGTTGCTCTCATGACGGAATTAACTCCGTTTTCAAGTTCCGCTCTAGAGATGTGTGTGGCCTTCTGGAGATCTCGTTCGAACCTTGCTGGGAATTTGTGGTCTTAGACAGGCAGTGAGCACAGGAAGACCTTTCAGCATTGGTGCTCTCTGTTCTTGTCCAGATCCCGTGAGAGGAGGAATCGAGGCACTGATTAACCCTAAGACACCTTTCAGCCTCTTGAAGTCCTTGGGTGGCAGAAGAGCTGATGGAGTCGCAGGTCAGGAGGCATTAATCGTAGTACTCTTTGGGAGGGTAGGAAGAAAAAGCGGATGTGATCAGATCTGCATGTCAGGAGGATCATTTTGGCAGAAGTGGGAGGATTTCTAAGAGGTGAAGAAGGAAGTGGGACAGCTCCTGAGAAGGTTTGAAGGGATGCCGGTAAGCGAAGGGCCTGAACCAGAGCAGGGTGGTTACAGTGAGGATGGGGTGCAGGGGACGGAAGTGGGGAGGAGGGTTTGAGAGAAATTTAGGAGCTAGAACCTACTACTTACCAGGAAAGGAAACTCAAGGAAAACCAGAACTAGGGAGAAGTGTGATGCATTTAATTGGGGTCAAGTTTCATGTGCCTCTGGAACCTCCAGGTAGGAACATTCAATGGGCAGTTGGATCAATAGATCTGaagctctacacctgaaactgtcacaaccttgttaatcaactatactccagtataaaataaaatgttaaaaaacaatagATCTGAAGCTCTAGAGAATAGTAGGTGGGAAATGCGATAGGTATTTTTAAGTATGGATGTGAGTACATGTGTATACCTTGGAAGGATGTATGGAATGAGAGAAAGGGGTCAGAGCCTAACTGTTTTATAAGAGATAGTGGGCAGAGTGGAGCCAGAGGAGACTGAAAAGGAATGACCAGAGAGGTGGGAAGGAAACCAGAAAGCCCAGGGTATCAAAGGGAGAGTGTGGCCTGTATTTTTGGAAGGCCTCAAAAGGAAAAGCGAGTGTTGGATTTGTCAGTTAGGAGGTCACCAACTTATGAAATTGATAAAAGTTACCTTATCAATTTCAGTAGTGTGGCTCAAGTTAGAGGGTGTTAAGGAGTGAGGGCAAGTGACAGATAACCATTCTTTTGGTAAGGGTAAGCTATGCTTGTGGAAGAAGAGAGTTGAGGGGGGTGGTACCTAACGTTAGTGAACGTTTCTCGAGTAggtcctgtgtgccaggctctagGCCTAGTGCATTGCAAATATCACcttctcatttactcctcacagcATCCCTGctcctcccattttacagatgaggaatgtGAGGCTTAGTGAGATGGTTAAGGCTTCCCAGCTGGTATTGGAGAGATGACAAGAAAGTGCAGGGTTGATGGAGGGTTAGTTTTTCAAAGTAGGTGAGACTTGAGTGTGTTCGTACATTGAAGGGAAGAGAGAGCAAGTGGAGGGACCAAGAGAGAGAGGAATACTTTCTGGAGTGGCCCACCTGGGGAGGTGGAGGATGGACTCTGTAGGTCAGATGCAGATCTCTCTGTAAATAGGGAGACGGGAAGTTGTGGGGTCTTAGCCTGAAGGCCACCTTTTCCTCTTTTAGTAGGAAGGCAggcatttctttttactttatgtgtgtgtgtgtgtgtgtgtgtgtgtgtgtaatttatttatttggctctgctgggtcttagttgtagcactggggctctttagctgtggcatgtgaactcagttgcggcatgtgggatctag from Odocoileus virginianus isolate 20LAN1187 ecotype Illinois chromosome 33, Ovbor_1.2, whole genome shotgun sequence harbors:
- the SETD1A gene encoding histone-lysine N-methyltransferase SETD1A isoform X3 produces the protein MDQEGGGDGQKAPSFQWRNYKLIVDPALDPALRRPSQKVYRYDGIHFSVNDSKYIPVEDLQDPRCHVRSKNRDFSLPVPKFKLDEFYIGQIPLKEVTFARLNDNVRETFLKDMCRKYGEVEEVEILLHPRTRKHLGLARVLFTSTRGAKETVKNLHLTSVMGNIIHAQLDIKGQQRMKYYELIVNGSYTPQTVPTGGKALSEKFQGSGAATETTDSRRRSSSDTAAFPAGSAVVGTPGNGTPCSQDTSFSSSRQDTPSSFGQFTPQSSQGTPYTSRGSTPYSQDSAYSSSTTSTSFKPRRSENSYQDSFSRRHFSASSAPTTTSAAISATTAATAAAASSSSSSLSSSSSSSSSSSSSHFRGSDSNYPAYYESWNRYQRHASYPPRRATRDEPPGASFAENTAERFTPSYTSYLPPEPNRPADQDYRPPASEAPPPEPPEPGGGGGGGGPSPEREEARTSPRPASPARSGSPAPETTNESVPFAQHSSLDSRIEMLLKEQRSKFSFLASDTEEEEENSSTGPGARDTGSEAPSGPGHGPCTPPPAPASFEDVAPTGSGEPGATRESPKANGQSQASPCSSGEDMEISDDDRGGSPPPAPTPPQQPPPPPPPPPPPPPYLASLPLGYPPHQPAYLLPPRPDGPPPPEYPPPPPPPPHIYDFVNSLELMDRLGAQWGGMPMSFQMQTQMLTRLHQLRQGKGLTAASAGPPGGAFGEAFLPFPPHQEAAYGLPYALYAQGQEGRGAYSREAYHLPLPMAAEPLPSSVSGEEARLPPREEAELAEGKALPSAGTVGRVLATLVQEMKSIMQRDLNRKMVENVAFGAFDQWWESKEEKAKPFQNAAKQQAKEEDKEKTKLKEPGLLSLVDWAKSGGTTGIEAFAFGSGLRGALRLPSFKVKRKEPSEISEASEEKRPRPSTPAEEDEDDAEREKEVGEPGRPGTKPPKRDEERNKSQGKHRKSFALDSEGEEASQESSSEKDEEDEEEDEEDEEREEAMDAAKKETEASDGEDEESDSSSKCSLYADSDGENDSTSDSESSSSSSSSSSSSSSSSSSSSSSSSESSSEEEEEEEQPATIPAASSPPRDVPTPLSAPAEEPEPERVEDSPVTPLPEQEKSPARPAGSTEEPPPSAPQPPLEPPAGPPAPTPRPDERPSSPIPLLPPPKKRRKTVSFSAVEEAPAPEPPPAAPPQVKSPGPASRKAPRAVERTIRNLPLDHASLVKSWPEEVSRGGRNRVGGRGRPAEEEEAEPATEVDLAVLADLALTPARRSLPALPTTDDSEATETLDEAEHPGPLLSHILLEHNYALAVRPPPPPPPPPSTLAPRPLEPVPAPAALFSSPADEVLEAPEVVVAEVEEPKQPPQQQEDGEEEEEEEEESESSESSSSSSSDGEGATRRRSLRSHTRRRRPPPPPPPPPPPTFDPRSEFEQMTILYDIWNSGLDLEDMSYLRLTYERLLQQTSGADWLNDTHWVQHTITNLSTPKRKRRPQDGPREHQTGSARSEGYYPISKKEKDRYLDVCPVSARQLEGADTQGTNRVLSERRSEQRRLLSAIGTSAIMDSDLLKLNQLKFRKKKLRFGRSRIHEWGLFAMEPIAADEMVIEYVGQNIRQMVADMREKRYVQEGIGSSYLFRVDHDTIIDATKCGNLARFINHCCTPNCYAKVITIESQKKIVIYSKQPIGVDEEITYDYKFPLEDNKIPCLCGTESCRGSLN